A window of Bradyrhizobium sp. AZCC 1610 contains these coding sequences:
- a CDS encoding methylenetetrahydrofolate reductase encodes MTVSDQSSSRLAALLSSVSVEISSRGHQVAELRDHFAAGTDVTITFLPGDNYRHNVETAAALRRAGYNPVPHIAAREMPSRGALDDFLARARGEADVSRIVLIAGDVAAARGPFKSTRDVCNSGLLEAHEMTSVSVAGHPEGHPYLELPDALQGLEAWRDWGRRTGTRVDIVTQFCFESTPVLQWIAALDRAGVDLPVIVGLAGPATPATLTKFALRCGIGNSMRALRAQIGRFGRLLTDTGPDDVVRGLRCAPAAATAPIAGFHLFPFGGLRKAGDWLRNCDHDPLGLQRAAMSGAGLQNP; translated from the coding sequence GTGACCGTCTCCGATCAGTCATCCTCCAGACTAGCCGCGCTGCTGTCGTCGGTATCAGTCGAAATCTCCTCGCGCGGGCATCAGGTCGCGGAACTGCGCGATCATTTCGCTGCCGGCACGGATGTCACCATCACGTTCCTGCCCGGCGACAATTATCGCCACAATGTCGAAACGGCTGCCGCGTTGCGCCGGGCTGGCTACAATCCGGTGCCGCACATCGCTGCGCGCGAAATGCCCTCCCGGGGGGCGCTCGACGATTTCCTGGCCCGGGCGCGGGGCGAGGCCGATGTGTCGCGCATTGTCCTGATCGCGGGCGACGTCGCCGCCGCAAGGGGCCCGTTCAAGTCGACACGCGATGTCTGCAACAGTGGCTTGCTCGAGGCGCACGAAATGACGTCCGTCAGCGTGGCCGGTCATCCCGAAGGCCATCCCTATCTCGAACTGCCGGATGCGCTGCAGGGGCTCGAAGCGTGGCGCGATTGGGGAAGGCGGACCGGAACGCGGGTCGATATCGTCACTCAATTTTGCTTCGAGAGCACGCCGGTCCTGCAATGGATCGCTGCGCTCGATCGCGCCGGCGTCGATCTTCCTGTCATCGTCGGTCTGGCCGGTCCGGCGACGCCGGCGACATTGACAAAATTCGCGCTCCGCTGCGGCATCGGCAATTCGATGCGCGCGCTGCGGGCCCAGATCGGCCGGTTCGGCCGGCTGCTGACGGATACCGGCCCGGACGACGTCGTCAGGGGATTGCGCTGCGCGCCTGCGGCCGCGACTGCGCCGATCGCGGGGTTTCACCTGTTCCCGTTCGGCGGCCTGCGCAAGGCCGGCGACTGGCTGCGCAACTGCGACCACGACCCGCTCGGACTTCAGCGCGCCGCGATGTCGGGCGCCGGGCTTCAGAACCCGTAA
- a CDS encoding amidohydrolase family protein: protein MLTRRSMMLASIAAGVIMNNRTASAKAAQPATPVNFDVPAGACDCHTHIHPDPEKFPFFSGRVYTPELASPEEMTTLHKALHMERVVIVTPSIYGTDNSATLFGMAARGPTARGVAVIDDKTSESDLDLMGKAGIRGVRLNLATGGVNDPSVARPRFTAAVERMKARGWHVQLYTNLAMITAIKDLVMASPVPVVFDHFGGAQAALGVEQPGFADLVDLIKSGKAYVKISGAYRASKLAPDYTDCIPLAKALIAANADRIVWGTDWPHPNSVTPADKKITDVTPLFQIDDGQLLNQLPVWAPDAAIRKKILVDNPAQLYGF from the coding sequence ATGCTGACGCGACGCAGTATGATGCTCGCCTCCATCGCAGCCGGAGTGATCATGAACAACAGAACCGCCTCCGCCAAAGCGGCGCAACCCGCGACGCCGGTGAATTTCGACGTGCCCGCGGGCGCCTGCGACTGCCACACCCATATCCATCCGGACCCTGAGAAATTCCCGTTCTTCTCCGGCCGCGTCTATACGCCCGAACTGGCCTCTCCGGAGGAAATGACCACCCTGCACAAGGCGCTGCACATGGAGCGGGTCGTGATCGTCACGCCCTCGATCTACGGCACCGACAACTCGGCCACGCTGTTCGGCATGGCGGCGCGGGGACCGACCGCGCGCGGGGTCGCCGTGATCGACGACAAGACGTCGGAGAGCGATCTCGACCTGATGGGCAAGGCCGGCATTCGCGGCGTCCGCCTCAATCTCGCAACCGGCGGCGTCAATGATCCGAGTGTCGCCCGGCCGCGCTTCACGGCAGCCGTCGAGCGCATGAAAGCGCGCGGCTGGCATGTGCAGCTCTATACCAATCTGGCGATGATCACCGCGATCAAGGATCTGGTCATGGCCTCGCCGGTGCCTGTTGTGTTCGATCATTTCGGCGGCGCGCAGGCTGCCCTCGGCGTCGAGCAGCCCGGCTTTGCCGACCTCGTGGATCTCATCAAATCGGGCAAGGCCTATGTGAAGATTTCCGGCGCCTACCGCGCCTCGAAACTGGCGCCCGACTACACCGATTGCATCCCGCTCGCCAAGGCTTTGATCGCGGCCAATGCCGACCGCATCGTCTGGGGTACCGACTGGCCGCATCCGAACTCGGTCACGCCTGCCGACAAGAAGATTACCGACGTCACGCCGCTGTTCCAGATCGACGACGGGCAGCTGTTGAACCAGCTTCCGGTGTGGGCGCCGGACGCGGCGATCCGCAAGAAGATTCTCGTCGACAACCCGGCGCAGCTTTACGGGTTCTGA
- a CDS encoding FAD-binding oxidoreductase, which yields MRKFSQKFKTGASVVAVVVVLLGIYSYRKLQALAADPAGEKDCGPAVGSGEQAKIDLERIKAIAPLKDVKWSQLGGSINDASCLNKTEIYGVVEVRSVEDVAKTLAFARDNKLSVTTAGVRHSMGGHAFRKGGIVLDMRGFNKIVLNESSRSVTVQPGATWHDIQSVLHPRFAVRAMQSTDIFSVGGSISVNAHGMDHQAGALAKSIKSMKVMLADGSLQTVSGTENTDLFNLVVGGYGLFGVIVEAELDIADNLVYQTGRRMMDYKEFPALFANEIEKDANVGLMYGHLSTAPSSFLRELLLYTYTRVDGTDFKREPLGEVSGTKLRRLTINLSKQGPLFQEMKWLSEKHIEHRMETCTVTRAQAIGSAEACLVNRNDPMHDSVPYLRNALPNDTDILHEYFIPRGQFVSFVDGMRKVLTDNKTNLLNASVRVVHQENNFLTYSPEPAFSLVLYINQTTDEEGNRRMKKATEELIDLTIAHKGWFFLPYQLYYSRDQLQRSYPQINDFFAAKRKHDPSELFTNTFYQKYAS from the coding sequence ATGCGAAAATTTTCACAAAAGTTCAAAACCGGCGCGTCGGTCGTCGCCGTGGTCGTCGTGCTGCTCGGCATTTATAGCTATCGCAAGCTTCAGGCGCTGGCTGCCGATCCCGCCGGCGAAAAGGATTGCGGGCCGGCGGTCGGCAGCGGGGAGCAGGCGAAGATCGATCTGGAGCGGATCAAGGCGATTGCGCCGCTCAAGGATGTGAAATGGTCGCAGCTTGGCGGCAGCATCAATGATGCGAGCTGCCTCAACAAGACCGAAATCTACGGCGTGGTCGAGGTGCGCAGCGTCGAAGATGTCGCGAAGACGCTGGCGTTTGCGCGCGACAACAAGCTCTCGGTGACGACCGCCGGCGTGCGTCACAGCATGGGCGGGCACGCCTTCCGCAAGGGCGGCATCGTGCTCGACATGCGCGGCTTCAACAAGATCGTTCTCAACGAGAGCTCGCGATCGGTCACGGTGCAGCCGGGCGCGACCTGGCACGATATCCAGAGCGTGCTGCATCCGCGCTTTGCAGTTCGCGCCATGCAGTCGACCGATATTTTCAGTGTCGGCGGCTCGATCTCGGTCAACGCCCACGGCATGGACCATCAGGCCGGCGCGCTCGCCAAATCGATCAAGTCGATGAAGGTGATGCTGGCCGACGGCTCGTTGCAGACGGTATCGGGGACCGAGAACACGGATCTATTCAACCTCGTGGTCGGCGGCTACGGCCTGTTCGGCGTCATCGTCGAGGCCGAGCTCGATATTGCCGATAATCTGGTCTACCAGACCGGGCGCCGCATGATGGACTACAAGGAATTTCCGGCGTTGTTCGCCAATGAGATCGAGAAGGACGCCAATGTCGGCTTGATGTATGGCCACCTCTCGACCGCGCCAAGCTCGTTCCTGCGCGAATTGCTGCTCTACACCTACACCAGGGTGGACGGCACTGATTTCAAGCGCGAGCCGCTCGGCGAGGTCTCAGGCACCAAATTGCGGCGGCTCACCATCAACCTGTCCAAGCAGGGACCGCTGTTTCAGGAAATGAAATGGCTGTCGGAAAAGCACATCGAGCACCGGATGGAGACCTGCACGGTGACGCGCGCGCAGGCGATCGGATCGGCGGAGGCCTGTCTCGTCAACCGCAATGACCCGATGCACGATTCCGTGCCTTACTTGCGCAACGCGTTGCCCAACGATACCGACATCCTGCACGAATATTTCATCCCGCGCGGCCAGTTCGTCTCGTTTGTCGACGGCATGCGCAAGGTGCTGACCGACAACAAGACCAATCTGTTGAATGCGTCCGTGCGCGTCGTGCATCAGGAGAACAATTTCCTGACCTATTCGCCGGAGCCGGCGTTCTCGCTGGTGCTCTACATCAACCAGACCACCGATGAAGAGGGCAACCGTCGAATGAAGAAGGCGACGGAGGAATTGATCGACCTCACCATCGCGCACAAGGGTTGGTTTTTCCTGCCCTACCAGCTCTATTATTCGCGCGATCAGTTGCAGCGCTCGTATCCGCAGATCAACGATTTCTTCGCGGCAAAGCGGAAACATGATCCGAGCGAGCTATTCACGAATACGTTTTATCAGAAGTACGCGTCGTAA
- a CDS encoding alpha/beta fold hydrolase, whose product MVSNILRWSANGLLVLLLSAILVVTSFRLAASIRETGARAQLAPRTGHLVPTRSGRVFVQEKGPEDGIPVVLFHGTAAWSELWRHTSDVLAAAGFHVIALDLPPFGFSDRPGSYTRQDQAARIHDVLDALKAEPAIIVGHSFGAGAATELAMRYPDRARALVLVDAALGLTVAPSAAPWVIQPQWIREVLVSLTITNPVATQMLLKSLIAKKERALPEYVAILQRPLAQRDSTRDIAGWLYYFLGADTDAASADRNAYAKLEVPVAILWGDKDTITPVEQALDLRTLLPPDTDLTLLPGLGHIPQIEDPGMFNDALLKTLGKF is encoded by the coding sequence GTGGTTTCAAACATCCTGCGCTGGTCGGCCAACGGCTTGTTGGTCCTGCTCCTGTCCGCAATCCTTGTGGTCACCTCATTCCGCCTCGCGGCGTCGATACGCGAAACCGGGGCGCGCGCCCAACTGGCGCCACGGACCGGCCACCTGGTGCCGACGCGTTCAGGCCGCGTGTTCGTGCAGGAGAAGGGTCCGGAGGATGGCATTCCCGTGGTGCTGTTTCACGGCACGGCGGCGTGGAGCGAGCTATGGCGGCATACCAGCGACGTGCTGGCCGCGGCCGGCTTTCATGTGATCGCTCTCGATCTCCCGCCGTTTGGATTTTCGGACCGTCCTGGCAGTTATACGCGGCAGGACCAGGCCGCCCGGATCCACGATGTGCTTGATGCACTGAAAGCTGAGCCCGCCATCATCGTCGGTCACTCCTTCGGCGCTGGTGCTGCGACCGAACTCGCGATGCGATATCCGGATCGGGCGCGCGCATTGGTGTTGGTCGATGCGGCACTCGGATTGACGGTTGCGCCGTCAGCCGCGCCCTGGGTGATCCAGCCGCAATGGATTCGTGAAGTCCTGGTGTCGCTGACCATCACCAATCCCGTGGCGACGCAAATGCTGCTCAAATCGCTGATCGCGAAGAAGGAGCGCGCGCTGCCGGAATATGTTGCGATCCTGCAAAGGCCGCTGGCGCAGCGCGACAGCACGCGCGATATCGCCGGCTGGCTGTATTATTTCCTCGGCGCCGACACCGATGCCGCGAGCGCGGACCGCAATGCCTATGCGAAGCTGGAAGTCCCCGTCGCGATCCTGTGGGGCGACAAGGATACGATCACCCCGGTTGAGCAAGCTCTCGATCTCCGAACGCTGCTGCCGCCTGATACGGACCTGACATTGCTGCCGGGGCTCGGTCACATTCCGCAAATCGAGGACCCCGGCATGTTCAACGATGCCCTGCTCAAGACGCTTGGAAAATTCTAG
- a CDS encoding TolC family outer membrane protein, with protein sequence MAKRAARVGHVERRLLRSGICLAAASLAFAAPAAHGESLPEALAKAYQTNPALNAERARQRATDENVPQALSGYRPQIVATLSAGFQAVRNLLPDNTIQSANLKPWTIGVTVSQTLFNGFKTANSVRVAELQVQAGREALRNVGQGVLLDAVTVYTNVLANQSLVEAQRANVAFLQETLSITQKRLNAGDVTPTDAAQAEARLSRGRADLNAAEVNLAVSQATYLQVIGNAPTVLRPAEAMDRLLPRSRDDATSFAFREHPAVMAASFDFDVASTSIRVAESSLMPTITLQGSASRSKQSDPTLGTLGTDQASVTTQLTQPIYDGGMAASQTRQAKEIATQSRQVLDQVRNQARTAAVGAWVANEGAKIAVTASEAEVRAATVALEGVQREAAGGQRTTVDVLNAQQDLILAKARLIGAQRDRVIASYTLLSAIGRLDVKTLNLKTPDYLPEVHYHQVRDAWHGLRTPSGQ encoded by the coding sequence ATGGCTAAGCGTGCCGCAAGGGTTGGCCACGTCGAAAGACGGTTGCTTCGATCGGGCATTTGCCTTGCTGCGGCTAGCCTAGCGTTTGCGGCGCCGGCTGCGCATGGCGAATCGCTCCCCGAGGCGCTGGCCAAGGCCTACCAGACCAATCCCGCGCTCAATGCCGAGCGGGCGCGCCAGCGCGCCACCGACGAGAACGTGCCGCAGGCGCTTTCGGGATATCGGCCGCAGATCGTTGCTACGCTCTCCGCCGGCTTTCAGGCGGTGCGCAACCTGCTGCCCGACAACACCATCCAATCGGCGAACCTGAAGCCCTGGACCATCGGCGTGACCGTGTCCCAGACGCTGTTCAACGGTTTCAAGACCGCCAACAGCGTGCGCGTGGCGGAACTGCAGGTTCAGGCCGGTCGCGAGGCGCTGCGCAACGTCGGTCAGGGCGTGCTGCTGGATGCGGTCACGGTCTATACAAACGTTCTCGCCAACCAATCGCTGGTCGAAGCCCAGCGCGCCAATGTGGCGTTCCTGCAGGAAACGCTCAGCATTACCCAGAAGCGCCTGAATGCCGGCGACGTCACGCCCACCGATGCCGCGCAGGCCGAGGCACGTCTGAGCCGTGGTCGCGCCGATTTGAATGCCGCTGAGGTCAATCTGGCCGTCAGCCAGGCGACCTATCTTCAGGTTATCGGCAACGCGCCCACCGTGCTCCGCCCTGCCGAGGCCATGGATCGCCTGCTGCCGCGCAGCCGCGACGATGCCACCAGCTTCGCCTTCCGGGAGCACCCAGCGGTGATGGCGGCAAGCTTTGATTTCGACGTGGCATCGACCTCGATCCGCGTCGCCGAGAGCAGCCTGATGCCGACGATCACACTGCAAGGCAGCGCCAGCCGCAGCAAGCAGTCGGACCCCACGCTCGGCACCTTGGGGACCGATCAGGCTTCAGTAACGACCCAGCTCACGCAGCCGATCTATGACGGCGGTATGGCGGCGTCACAGACCCGGCAAGCCAAGGAAATCGCAACCCAAAGCCGGCAGGTGCTGGACCAGGTCCGCAATCAGGCCCGCACCGCTGCGGTCGGCGCCTGGGTCGCCAATGAAGGCGCCAAGATCGCGGTGACCGCATCCGAAGCCGAGGTCCGCGCCGCCACCGTCGCGCTGGAGGGCGTGCAGCGGGAAGCAGCCGGCGGCCAGCGCACCACTGTCGACGTGCTGAACGCGCAGCAGGATCTGATCCTGGCGAAGGCCCGGCTGATCGGCGCGCAGCGCGACCGCGTGATCGCCTCCTACACCTTGCTCAGCGCGATCGGCCGGCTCGACGTCAAGACGCTCAATCTCAAAACGCCGGACTACCTGCCGGAAGTGCATTACCATCAGGTGCGCGATGCCTGGCACGGCCTGCGGACGCCGTCGGGGCAGTAG
- a CDS encoding acetyl-CoA hydrolase/transferase C-terminal domain-containing protein → MPKLFSDPEAIAEDIIRDVGTNLVVGLPLGLGKANHVVNVLYARAAADRSIKLTLFSALTLEKPRPSSLLEQRFISPVIDRLFGDYPDLTYANALHAGELPPNVKVIEFFFLAGKWLQVPFAQQHYISANYTHAASYLLARGLNVVTPLVAKRVVDGVTRYSLSCNTDTALDLLRARAEGRASFKVFAQVNSELPFMPGAGDLPGNEFSAVLDSPATDFPLFAPPAEPVSDTKYAIGLHAAGLVPDGGTLQIGIGQVGDALAQGLIVRHRDSAQFRAIMKRLAPGVEPVESAPFAKGLYGVSEMLIEAFLSLIEADILKREVDGVVLHGAFFLGPKSFYRALREMPPEQLARIQMMPVSFTNELYGDEDAKRRARIDARFVNNAMMATLMGAAVSDGLDDGQVVSGVGGQYNFVAQAFALQGARSVLTLEATRQAGRKTHSNIRWNYGHETIPRHLRDVFVTEYGVADVRGKSDAETIAAMLAVTDSRFQDELTKIAKDAGKLPKAFEIPRAHRENFPERVAEALKPARETGLLPSFPFGSDFTEIEQRLIPALQLLREAQRTPLLLPGLLWQGMTQPPDAAGLECLARLGLDRPTTFAERGYRALVNAALQRAK, encoded by the coding sequence ATGCCAAAGCTGTTTTCCGATCCCGAAGCGATCGCGGAGGATATCATCCGCGATGTCGGAACCAACCTCGTGGTCGGCTTGCCGCTCGGGCTCGGCAAGGCCAACCATGTCGTCAACGTGCTATACGCACGCGCCGCCGCCGACCGTTCGATCAAGCTGACGTTATTTTCGGCACTGACGCTGGAAAAGCCACGGCCTTCGAGCCTGCTCGAACAACGTTTCATCAGCCCCGTGATCGATCGCCTGTTTGGTGATTATCCCGACCTGACCTATGCGAATGCACTGCATGCCGGAGAACTGCCGCCCAACGTCAAGGTGATCGAGTTTTTCTTCCTGGCCGGCAAATGGCTGCAGGTGCCGTTCGCGCAGCAGCATTACATCTCCGCAAACTATACCCATGCTGCATCGTATTTGCTGGCGCGCGGGCTCAATGTCGTCACGCCATTGGTGGCCAAGCGCGTAGTCGATGGCGTGACCCGTTACAGTCTGAGCTGCAACACCGACACAGCGCTTGATCTGCTGCGTGCCCGCGCCGAGGGGCGCGCATCGTTCAAAGTGTTCGCACAAGTCAATTCAGAACTGCCGTTCATGCCGGGTGCGGGCGATCTGCCGGGGAACGAATTTTCCGCCGTGCTCGATAGCCCCGCGACGGATTTCCCGCTGTTCGCCCCGCCGGCCGAGCCAGTCAGCGACACCAAATACGCGATCGGGCTTCACGCCGCAGGCCTCGTACCTGATGGCGGCACGCTGCAGATCGGCATCGGGCAAGTCGGCGATGCGCTGGCGCAGGGGCTGATCGTCCGTCATCGGGACAGTGCGCAGTTCCGCGCCATCATGAAGCGGCTCGCGCCCGGCGTGGAGCCAGTGGAGAGCGCGCCGTTCGCGAAGGGGCTGTATGGGGTCAGCGAAATGCTGATCGAGGCGTTTCTCAGCCTGATCGAGGCCGATATTCTCAAGCGCGAGGTCGACGGCGTCGTGCTGCACGGCGCATTTTTCCTCGGGCCGAAATCGTTCTATCGCGCGTTGCGCGAGATGCCGCCCGAGCAACTCGCGCGCATCCAGATGATGCCGGTATCGTTCACCAACGAGCTCTATGGCGACGAGGATGCCAAGCGCCGCGCGCGCATCGATGCCCGCTTCGTCAACAACGCGATGATGGCGACGCTGATGGGGGCGGCGGTCTCCGACGGCCTCGACGATGGCCAGGTCGTCAGCGGCGTCGGAGGCCAGTACAACTTCGTCGCGCAGGCGTTCGCGCTTCAAGGCGCACGCTCGGTCCTCACGCTGGAAGCGACGCGGCAGGCGGGCAGGAAGACGCACTCCAACATCCGCTGGAACTACGGTCACGAGACCATCCCGCGGCATCTGCGCGACGTCTTTGTTACCGAATACGGTGTTGCCGATGTCAGGGGCAAATCGGACGCCGAGACCATTGCGGCGATGCTCGCGGTCACGGATTCCCGTTTCCAGGACGAGCTTACGAAGATCGCCAAGGACGCCGGCAAGCTGCCGAAGGCATTTGAAATTCCGCGCGCGCATCGCGAGAATTTTCCGGAACGGGTGGCGGAGGCTTTGAAGCCCGCGCGCGAGACCGGGCTGCTGCCGTCGTTTCCGTTCGGCAGCGACTTTACCGAGATCGAGCAGCGGCTGATCCCGGCGCTGCAGTTGCTGCGGGAAGCGCAGCGGACGCCGCTGCTTCTGCCCGGATTGCTGTGGCAGGGGATGACGCAGCCGCCGGATGCCGCTGGCCTCGAATGCCTGGCGCGGCTGGGCCTCGATCGTCCGACGACGTTTGCGGAGCGTGGTTATCGCGCGCTGGTCAATGCGGCGCTGCAGAGGGCGAAGTAG
- a CDS encoding IS110 family transposase has product MAKRITVCAGIDTGKRKLDVAIDGNCEQLQVENTAEGHKVLLEWLRRHKVKRIGIEASGGYEQAVVVELRRKRFVVVVFQPAQVRAYAKFHLQRAKNDKIDAALIAACTAAVKKIHPAPDPRLQPFAEHLTLIEQIGEDIKLYKNRLETCRDPRIQKVWKEEIARLAKRARVELKALVAAIREHRDLAQRLDLIYSVGGAGLPTAVAILVRMPEIGQLSREQAAALAGLAPYDDDSGEQVGARHIDGGRKRLRRALYTAALPASFRWNPQLIALYKRLKAAGKEHKRCLIACARKLLIFVNTVVARGTLWQDEPPPTAVIARTG; this is encoded by the coding sequence ATGGCTAAGCGTATCACAGTCTGTGCCGGGATCGATACCGGCAAACGGAAGCTCGACGTGGCAATCGATGGCAACTGCGAGCAGTTGCAGGTCGAGAACACGGCGGAAGGTCACAAGGTGCTATTGGAGTGGCTGCGGCGCCACAAGGTCAAGCGCATTGGGATCGAGGCGAGCGGCGGCTATGAACAAGCGGTCGTCGTCGAGTTGCGACGCAAGCGGTTTGTCGTGGTGGTGTTTCAGCCGGCGCAGGTGCGTGCCTACGCCAAGTTCCACTTGCAGCGAGCCAAGAACGACAAGATCGATGCCGCGCTGATCGCGGCCTGCACTGCTGCGGTCAAGAAGATCCATCCCGCCCCCGATCCCCGGCTGCAGCCTTTTGCCGAACACCTGACGTTGATCGAGCAGATCGGCGAGGATATTAAACTGTACAAGAACCGGCTCGAGACCTGCCGAGATCCGCGTATCCAGAAGGTCTGGAAGGAAGAGATCGCCCGCCTGGCCAAGCGGGCGAGGGTCGAACTCAAGGCTCTGGTGGCCGCGATCCGCGAGCATCGCGACCTCGCCCAGCGGCTCGACCTGATCTACAGCGTCGGCGGCGCCGGGCTGCCGACCGCAGTCGCGATCCTGGTGCGCATGCCCGAGATCGGCCAGCTCAGCCGCGAGCAAGCCGCAGCCCTCGCCGGGCTCGCGCCCTATGACGATGACAGCGGCGAGCAAGTCGGCGCTCGTCACATCGACGGCGGGCGCAAGAGGCTGCGCCGGGCGCTCTATACCGCCGCGCTGCCGGCATCCTTTCGCTGGAACCCGCAGCTTATCGCTCTTTACAAGCGGCTGAAGGCCGCCGGAAAAGAACACAAGCGCTGCCTCATCGCCTGCGCCAGGAAGCTGCTCATCTTCGTCAACACCGTCGTGGCCCGCGGCACGCTGTGGCAAGATGAACCGCCTCCAACCGCCGTAATCGCCCGGACCGGATGA
- a CDS encoding enoyl-CoA hydratase produces MATFEYIIVESKGAVGIITLNRPKMLNALSFGVFREIAAAVDDLEADDKIGCILLTGSEKAFAAGADIKEMQPKSFIDMFSSDFTAIGGDRVATCRKPTIAAVSGYALGGGCELAMMCDIIIASDTAKFGQPEITLGTIPGIGGTQRLTRAIGKSKAMDLCLTGRMMDAAEAERSGLVSRVVPADKLMEEALSAAEKIASMSHPAAAMAKEAINRAFETPLSEGMNVERNLFHSTFALEDRSEGMAAFIEKRKPVNKNR; encoded by the coding sequence ATGGCGACGTTCGAATACATCATTGTCGAGAGCAAGGGCGCGGTCGGCATCATCACGCTGAACCGGCCGAAAATGCTCAACGCGCTGTCGTTCGGCGTGTTTCGCGAGATCGCGGCAGCCGTCGACGATCTCGAGGCCGACGACAAGATCGGCTGCATCCTGCTCACCGGCAGCGAAAAAGCGTTCGCCGCCGGCGCCGACATCAAGGAGATGCAGCCGAAAAGCTTCATCGACATGTTCTCCAGCGATTTCACCGCGATCGGCGGCGACCGCGTCGCCACCTGCCGGAAACCGACGATCGCGGCCGTCAGCGGTTATGCGCTCGGCGGCGGCTGCGAGCTCGCCATGATGTGCGACATCATCATCGCCTCGGACACCGCGAAGTTCGGCCAGCCCGAAATCACGCTCGGCACCATCCCGGGCATCGGCGGCACCCAGCGGCTGACGCGCGCGATCGGCAAATCCAAGGCGATGGATCTGTGCCTCACCGGCCGCATGATGGATGCGGCGGAAGCCGAGCGCTCCGGCCTCGTCAGCCGCGTCGTGCCGGCGGACAAGTTGATGGAAGAGGCGCTCTCGGCGGCCGAAAAGATCGCCTCGATGTCGCATCCCGCTGCGGCCATGGCCAAGGAAGCCATCAACCGCGCATTCGAGACGCCGCTGTCGGAAGGCATGAATGTCGAGCGCAACCTGTTCCACTCGACCTTTGCGCTGGAAGACCGCTCCGAAGGGATGGCGGCGTTCATCGAGAAGCGCAAGCCGGTGAACAAGAACAGGTGA
- a CDS encoding sigma-70 family RNA polymerase sigma factor, with protein sequence MRERDDEWTGLMRSAIAGDSAAYHRLLRAVTPVLRAAARRGLARAGQPVDQSEDIVQDILLAVHLKRHTWDVTAPFAPWLFAIARNKLIDALRRRGRRIFIDIDDFAETLPGETPTETASASEVAAQLQTLPARQRDVLQSIAVDSASIKDTAAKFSMSEGAVRVALHRGLASLTAKLREQ encoded by the coding sequence TTGCGCGAACGGGATGACGAATGGACCGGCCTGATGCGGTCGGCCATTGCAGGCGACAGTGCGGCGTATCATCGCCTGCTCAGGGCCGTCACGCCGGTGCTCCGGGCCGCGGCGCGCCGTGGTCTGGCGCGGGCAGGGCAACCGGTCGATCAATCCGAGGACATCGTGCAGGACATTTTGCTGGCGGTCCATCTGAAGCGGCACACCTGGGACGTCACCGCCCCGTTTGCCCCATGGCTGTTTGCGATCGCCCGCAACAAGCTGATCGATGCGTTGCGCCGCCGCGGCCGGCGCATTTTCATCGACATTGACGATTTCGCCGAAACGCTTCCGGGCGAAACGCCGACCGAGACCGCCTCGGCGAGCGAGGTTGCCGCCCAGCTTCAGACGCTGCCGGCGCGGCAGCGCGACGTGTTGCAGTCGATCGCGGTCGACAGCGCCTCGATCAAGGATACGGCCGCGAAATTTTCGATGAGCGAGGGTGCGGTGCGGGTGGCGCTGCACCGGGGGCTGGCCAGCCTGACGGCGAAGTTACGGGAACAATGA
- a CDS encoding DUF1109 domain-containing protein, with protein sequence MDTDRLIRTLAADNEHRARPVGYALMLALLAAAPVSLLMFFTELGVRPDVMVAMRNPFFDLKFAVTLALAIAAIAVSLHLSRPEASLRGFGWLLLAPVGILTAGIGGEMMMPQRLPMMTRLVGKNSWVCLTAIPLMSLPILAGALLGLRHGAPSRPALAGAIAGLLSAGLAATLYASHCTDDSPLFVAAWYTIATALVTAIGALAGAKLLKY encoded by the coding sequence ATGGATACCGATCGTCTCATTCGAACGCTGGCGGCCGACAACGAGCACCGTGCGCGCCCGGTGGGATACGCGCTGATGCTCGCGCTGCTGGCCGCCGCGCCGGTCTCGCTGCTGATGTTCTTTACCGAACTCGGCGTCAGGCCCGACGTGATGGTTGCGATGCGCAACCCGTTCTTCGACCTGAAATTCGCGGTAACGCTGGCGCTGGCGATTGCAGCGATTGCCGTCAGCCTGCATCTGTCGCGACCCGAAGCCTCGCTGCGCGGATTTGGCTGGCTGCTGCTGGCGCCGGTGGGAATTTTGACCGCTGGGATCGGCGGCGAAATGATGATGCCGCAACGATTGCCGATGATGACGCGGCTGGTCGGCAAGAATTCGTGGGTCTGTCTGACGGCGATTCCGCTGATGTCGCTGCCGATCCTGGCCGGCGCGCTGCTCGGATTGCGTCACGGTGCCCCGTCGCGGCCTGCATTGGCGGGCGCTATCGCCGGACTGTTGTCGGCGGGATTGGCGGCAACGCTCTATGCCTCGCATTGCACGGACGATTCACCGCTATTCGTGGCGGCCTGGTACACGATCGCGACCGCACTGGTGACCGCGATCGGCGCGCTCGCTGGAGCGAAGCTGCTGAAGTATTGA